One genomic window of Papaver somniferum cultivar HN1 unplaced genomic scaffold, ASM357369v1 unplaced-scaffold_150, whole genome shotgun sequence includes the following:
- the LOC113335938 gene encoding uncharacterized protein LOC113335938: MVNQGHKYWLFLTSYFINCQVNSSSQRQSTENKEHLPWISCVSSLYNSENRRETETELKMKSETLTLVLVNLAGMMERADESLLPGVYKEVGAALHTDPTGLGSLTLFRSIVQSLCYPLAMYFAVRHDRTHVIALGAFLWAAATFLVGFSSTFFQVAVSRGLNGIGLAMVTPAIQSLVADSTEDHNRGVAFGWLGLTGNIGSILGGLLSILLASTSFMGIAGWRISFHLVAVVSIVVGILVRLYAKDPMFVEKNSVNGDSSPGKSLLLELKEFLEEAKSVMKIPSFQILIAQGVSGSFPWSALAFAPMWLELIGFTHKETAFLWSMFQVACSIGGLFGGKMGDILSIHLPNSGRIILSQISAGSFIPLAWILMFGLPDDPSTALKHGLALFIMGLFTSWNVAATNYPIFAEIVPKKSRTSIYALDQSFESVLASFAPPIVGLLSQHVFGYTPAPQGSSQSVELETDRKNAASLAKALYTSIAIPITICALIYSFLYCTYPRDRDRAKMNAVIESEMEQLESDKLPIEGKYCQIQASEVYEKETAIELDCEVKDGLEVDDSDEKTLLTHE, from the exons GCTGTTCCTTACTTCCTACTTCATCAACTGCCAAGTCAACTCATCTAGTCAGAGACAGTCAACAGAAAACAAAGAACACCTTCCATGGATCTCCTGTGTTTCTTCTCTCTATAACTCTGAAAACAGAAGAGAGACAGAGACAGAGTTAAAGATGAAGTCAGAAACATTAACTTTAGTGTTAGTGAATTTAGCAGGAATGATGGAAAGAGCAGATGAATCGTTATTACCAGGTGTTTATAAAGAAGTTGGAGCAGCTTTACATACTGATCCAACTGGTTTAGGTTCATTAACTCTTTTCCGTTCAATAGTTCAATCTCTTTGTTATCCATTGGCGATGTATTTTGCTGTTCGTCATGATCGTACTCATGTCATTGCTCTTGGTGCTTTCCTTTGGGCTGCCGCTACTTTCTTGGTTGGATTCTCTTCCACATTCTTTCAG GTGGCCGTTTCACGTGGTTTGAATGGTATTGGACTAGCTATGGTTACACCAGCCATTCAGTCCCTTGTTGCTGATTCAACTGAGGACCATAACCGCGGTGTAGCTTTCGGTTGGCTTGGGCTAACAGGAAATATTGGGTCAATTCTGGGTGGCCTTTTATCAATTCTTCTGGCTTCCACTTCATTCATGGGTATTGCTGGTTGGAGAATTTCATTCCATCTCGTTGCAGTTGTAAGCATCGTAGTTGGAATTTTGGTGCGATTGTATGCTAAAGATCCTATGTTTGTAGAGAAAAACAGTGTGAATGGGGATTCAAGTCCAGGAAAATCATTATTATTAGAGTTGAAGGAGTTTCTTGAAGAAGCAAAATCCGTGATGAAAATCCCCTCCTTTCAGATTTTAATAGCACAGGGTGTTAGTGGATCATTTCCATGGTCGGCTTTAGCATTCGCACCAATGTGGTTAGAACTTATTGGCTTCACCCACAAAGAAACAGCTTTCCTCTGGAGTATGTTTCAAGTTGCATGTTCTATTGGGGGACTTTTTGGTGGAAAGATGGGAGACATACTCTCTATCCATCTCCCAAACTCGGGAAGGATCATTTTATCTCAGATAAGTGCAGGTTCATTCATCCCACTAGCATGGATTCTGATGTTTGGATTACCTGATGATCCATCCACTGCACTCAAACATGGTCTGGCTTTGTTCATCATGGGACTGTTTACGTCATGGAATGTCGCGGCGACAAACTA CCCAATATTTGCAGAgatagttcccaagaaatctcGAACAAGCATTTATGCTTTGGATCAATCCTTTGAATCTGTGTTAGCCTCTTTTGCTCCTCCAATAGTCGGACTTCTGTCCCAGCATGTTTTTGGTTATACACCTGCTCCTCAAGGGTCAAGCCAATCAGTTGAGTTAGAAACAGATCGGAAAAATGCAGCATCACTAGCCAAGGCACTTTACACATCAATAGCTATTCCGATTACAATTTGTGCACTCATTTACTCATTCCTATACTGTACATACCCTAGAGATAGAGACCGTGCAAAAATGAATGCAGTGATTGAATCAGAAATGGAGCAGTTGGAATCAGATAAACTTCCAATTGAAGGGAAATACTGTCAGATTCAGGCTTCTGAAGTTTATGAAAAGGAAACTGCGATTGAACTGGACTGC